Proteins from a genomic interval of Cyanobacteriota bacterium:
- a CDS encoding DNA phosphorothioation-associated protein 4, with product MALRVYIEEDKAPLFRALKASDGEAGVFQTHGDILTFAAVLGFKRQRRKKLGKRSTKNPDPVLQDQFRDPHIINLIAVLATGDPKILATNEECDKQRITIFEEYANGGLEILQDELKGVVNYLDKLLLILSQERDSPSSLEEEEFDLTSFL from the coding sequence ATGGCACTTAGGGTTTATATCGAGGAGGACAAGGCACCTCTCTTTAGGGCATTAAAAGCCTCTGATGGCGAAGCCGGGGTATTTCAAACCCACGGTGATATTTTGACCTTTGCAGCCGTGCTGGGCTTTAAGCGCCAACGGCGTAAAAAACTGGGTAAACGCTCCACCAAAAACCCCGATCCAGTTCTTCAAGATCAATTCCGCGATCCCCACATCATCAATCTTATCGCTGTGTTAGCTACAGGTGATCCTAAGATTCTCGCCACAAACGAAGAGTGCGATAAACAGCGCATTACCATTTTTGAAGAGTATGCCAACGGCGGGCTAGAAATTCTCCAAGATGAATTGAAGGGAGTCGTCAATTACCTAGACAAACTATTGCTGATATTAAGCCAAGAGCGAGATTCACCTAGCAGCTTGGAGGAAGAGGAATTTGACCTGACCAGTTTTCTATGA
- a CDS encoding helix-turn-helix domain-containing protein, translated as MQISPSPEQQPTLRELRERVGLSQEGLSRLIGVSSKTISNWERGIGAASLTVPQMKALCDALGVTLKELPDDFSSERE; from the coding sequence ATGCAAATCTCACCCAGTCCAGAGCAGCAACCAACTTTGAGAGAGCTAAGAGAGCGAGTCGGCTTATCTCAGGAGGGGTTATCACGACTGATTGGTGTCAGCAGCAAAACAATTAGCAATTGGGAACGGGGAATTGGTGCGGCTAGTCTGACTGTTCCTCAAATGAAAGCTCTTTGTGACGCTTTGGGGGTGACGCTTAAGGAATTGCCTGATGACTTTAGTTCAGAAAGGGAATGA
- a CDS encoding DEAD/DEAH box helicase family protein — protein MSLPASPSPVNQERSMESSSSEDLFVEIFQEVLGFERAQLLLPQYPVKDIYDRGRFIDFAFISRLGKYAFEIDGEVWHAPDGAMVNPQAYRDQLLRQNSLVYQGWKVYRWTDVQLDAERERIQEQLLLFLEREITQGTLDGFLPKQEAGEISLKEHQVDALKQLEELRSQGKTITLLTHATGTGKTHIAISDAHRLGLRTLYLAHRKPLVTQTQERFLELWPDATTAIFQKKTGKPDTQVVLSTIQAIANALDQFDEREFGYIIIDESHHAAAETYRKVISHFRAKFILGLTATPERYDGQSLIEIFQNCAHRLELEEAIQRRLLVPIRCIRVKTNVDLTKVRFNGVDYRSSDLGKALQVPDRDRLIVETYINHASGKRAVCFCIDVNHAERMAELFQQNNVAAAHVSGRMSDKQKDQILADYRSGKIHVLCACDILNEGWDSPETEVLLMARPTLSKVVYVQQLGRGTRTAPGKEYLLVFDFIDNTSRYNQALNTHRLFKNPRYRPGGLVAAPSELLTEEEATYARGEKPTAVLGLHLWVDKYEAIDIFRWQDEVKDMYQTRELEAELGVSDNVVKNWVKTGRLIPDHTIPVGSQTYYYFRKDRLEEIRQQFKLTAVTKDNIKDKFIEFVTEMDMRYSYKPVLLLGLLELADDSGKVAIPELVSFFRDFYLKRLQAGLAVEKTGSRMERVAELSDREIEAIMLAHPFEKFERRKFVLRLKELTQLKFNPMLWKRLSPADKVSLKQCAETALAAYYQSLS, from the coding sequence ATGAGTCTTCCTGCATCTCCTTCACCTGTCAATCAAGAGCGATCGATGGAAAGCAGTTCCAGCGAAGATTTGTTTGTCGAAATTTTTCAGGAAGTGCTGGGGTTTGAGAGGGCGCAACTACTGCTTCCCCAATATCCTGTGAAAGATATTTATGACAGAGGACGGTTTATTGACTTTGCCTTCATCTCCCGTCTTGGTAAGTATGCCTTCGAGATTGATGGCGAGGTGTGGCACGCTCCTGATGGTGCGATGGTCAATCCTCAAGCCTACCGTGACCAGCTACTACGACAGAATAGCTTAGTTTATCAGGGTTGGAAGGTTTATCGCTGGACTGATGTTCAACTGGACGCGGAGCGGGAGCGCATTCAGGAACAGCTTCTACTATTTCTGGAACGAGAAATTACACAGGGAACACTTGATGGTTTTCTTCCCAAGCAGGAGGCTGGCGAGATTTCCCTGAAGGAACACCAGGTGGATGCTTTGAAGCAATTGGAAGAGTTACGCAGTCAAGGGAAGACAATTACTCTGCTCACTCATGCAACGGGAACTGGGAAGACGCACATTGCTATCTCTGATGCTCACCGTTTGGGACTGAGAACACTCTACTTAGCGCATCGAAAACCGTTAGTTACTCAAACTCAGGAGCGGTTTTTAGAGCTTTGGCCTGATGCAACTACAGCAATTTTTCAAAAGAAAACAGGCAAGCCAGATACACAGGTTGTATTGTCTACGATTCAGGCGATTGCAAATGCCTTGGATCAGTTTGATGAACGTGAATTTGGATACATCATCATTGATGAAAGCCACCATGCTGCCGCAGAAACCTATCGCAAGGTGATCAGTCATTTTCGTGCAAAGTTTATTCTTGGATTAACTGCAACTCCAGAACGTTACGATGGACAATCGCTGATAGAAATTTTTCAGAACTGTGCACATCGTCTTGAACTGGAAGAAGCCATACAGCGGAGATTGCTAGTGCCCATTCGCTGTATTCGGGTCAAAACCAATGTGGATTTGACAAAGGTTCGATTTAATGGGGTTGATTATCGCAGTAGCGACCTCGGTAAAGCGTTGCAAGTGCCTGATCGCGATCGCCTGATTGTAGAGACCTATATTAATCATGCTTCTGGGAAACGAGCTGTTTGCTTTTGCATTGATGTGAATCATGCTGAGCGAATGGCAGAGTTGTTTCAGCAGAACAATGTGGCAGCCGCTCATGTTTCTGGGCGGATGTCCGATAAGCAAAAAGACCAAATTTTAGCAGACTATCGATCGGGCAAAATTCACGTCCTCTGTGCCTGTGACATTCTCAATGAAGGCTGGGACTCACCTGAAACAGAAGTCTTGTTAATGGCGCGTCCAACCCTCAGTAAAGTAGTGTATGTCCAGCAATTGGGACGGGGCACTCGTACAGCTCCAGGTAAAGAATATCTGCTTGTTTTCGACTTCATTGATAATACTAGTCGCTATAACCAGGCGCTTAACACTCATCGTCTGTTCAAAAATCCTCGCTATCGGCCTGGAGGTCTGGTTGCTGCTCCCTCTGAGCTTCTGACAGAGGAGGAAGCCACTTATGCAAGAGGAGAAAAGCCAACAGCGGTTCTAGGGCTGCATCTCTGGGTTGATAAGTATGAGGCGATCGACATCTTTCGTTGGCAAGATGAAGTCAAGGATATGTATCAGACTCGTGAACTGGAGGCTGAATTAGGGGTTAGTGATAATGTCGTGAAAAACTGGGTGAAAACAGGACGATTAATTCCAGATCATACTATCCCAGTGGGCAGCCAAACTTACTACTACTTTAGGAAAGATCGTCTAGAGGAGATTCGTCAGCAGTTCAAGCTGACTGCTGTTACGAAGGATAACATTAAGGATAAATTCATCGAATTTGTTACAGAGATGGATATGCGCTATTCCTATAAGCCCGTACTGCTATTGGGCTTGCTAGAACTGGCTGATGATAGTGGCAAGGTTGCCATCCCTGAGTTGGTTAGCTTCTTTCGAGACTTTTACCTAAAACGTCTACAAGCTGGGTTAGCTGTAGAAAAAACAGGCAGCCGCATGGAGAGGGTTGCAGAGTTGAGCGATCGGGAAATTGAAGCCATTATGCTGGCCCATCCCTTTGAGAAGTTTGAGCGGCGCAAATTTGTCCTACGCCTGAAGGAATTGACCCAACTTAAATTCAATCCTATGCTGTGGAAACGCCTTAGCCCTGCTGACAAGGTTAGCCTCAAGCAATGTGCCGAAACAGCCCTTGCCGCTTACTATCAATCCCTCTCTTAG
- a CDS encoding IS5 family transposase: MSQPYYDTDLTDQEWQVIAPLLPGEKPVGKPREVDLREVLNAIFYRADNGVKWRALPREFPAWQTVYGYYRLWIRLGIWEQINSVLVQQVRVSEGREKEPSLTIIDSQSVKLGQRGGEEQGVDGNKKVKGRKRHIVVDVVGLVLGCYVTAANTPDVKAAPAVLVWVLEMFGRITKVLADQGYRGDLGALIQHFFGQQQRLVEVELSQRASDAKGFQVETKRWIVERIWSWLENARILMRDYERLPENHEGMIYVVMIRLMLRRLTKNRRTWNAKTA, encoded by the coding sequence ATGAGTCAGCCCTACTATGACACAGACCTTACAGACCAGGAATGGCAAGTGATTGCCCCCCTGCTACCCGGTGAGAAGCCCGTTGGCAAGCCGCGAGAAGTGGATTTGCGAGAGGTACTCAATGCCATCTTCTATCGAGCGGATAACGGGGTCAAATGGCGTGCCTTACCCAGGGAATTTCCGGCCTGGCAAACGGTCTATGGCTACTATCGTCTGTGGATCCGGCTCGGGATCTGGGAACAGATCAATTCAGTTTTGGTGCAACAAGTTCGGGTCAGTGAAGGACGAGAGAAAGAACCGAGTTTAACGATCATCGATAGCCAGTCCGTCAAACTTGGACAACGAGGCGGAGAGGAACAGGGTGTAGATGGCAACAAGAAAGTGAAAGGACGTAAACGCCATATCGTGGTGGATGTAGTGGGACTCGTGTTAGGGTGTTATGTCACTGCTGCCAACACCCCGGATGTGAAGGCGGCCCCTGCCGTTTTGGTCTGGGTGTTAGAGATGTTTGGGCGGATTACCAAAGTCCTGGCAGACCAAGGATACCGAGGGGATTTGGGGGCATTGATTCAGCACTTTTTTGGTCAGCAGCAGCGATTGGTTGAAGTCGAGTTGAGTCAACGAGCATCGGACGCGAAAGGCTTTCAAGTCGAAACGAAACGTTGGATTGTCGAACGGATTTGGAGTTGGCTAGAAAATGCTCGTATCCTCATGCGGGACTATGAACGGTTGCCTGAAAATCACGAGGGAATGATTTATGTCGTCATGATTCGGTTAATGCTGCGGAGATTAACAAAGAATCGTCGAACATGGAATGCAAAAACTGCTTAA